The sequence TGAATCTCTGTGTTTTTCTCAGTGTTCTCCGTGTAATCTTTTTTTATATTTTGAGAAGGAAGACTATTTTTAATAAATCGGATTTATTTCTCTTTTTACTCTTTTTCTATGTATCTATGTGGTTAAATTTTATCAATGTCAAAAAAAAGTCAAGAGTCTATGTTATTTGCCAACTGCTAAAGGCTAACGGCCAATAGCCATTAGTCAAAAGTCTAAATAAATGGTCTAAATTTTTCTTCTTAAAGTGAGCTGTGTAATCTCCGGCCAAATTCCTAATCTACCCGGATAACCAACAGTGCCCAACCCACGATTTACATAAATATATTGTGTGCCTTTTTGATATAATCCTGCCCATTGCTTATAAATAAATTGCGCTGGCGAAAAACGAAAACCGGGTATTTCAATTCCCATTTGAAAACCATGCGTATGACCACTTAATGTTATGTTCGGTTTGCTGGAATGTGGTATCGCATGTGTTTCCCAAAAAGTAGGATCATGTGAAAGCAGAATTATAAAATCTTTATCAGTTAAACCTTCTGCCGCCTTATTTAAATCACCCAGCTTAGGAAAATCTCCTGAGCCCCAATTTTCAATTCCCGCAAAGTGTAAAAATTGTCCGTTGCGTTCTATTGTTTTTTTCTCATTCAATAATAATTCGAATCCAATTTGCGGATGAATATTTTTTACTTCATCCAGATTTTGTTTTTTATCTTCTTCCGTTTCCCAGTTTACATAATCACCGTAATCATGATTTCCCAGAATAGAAATTTTTGCAAGTGGTGCTTCCATTTTTTTAAATACATCAAACCAGCCATTCATTTCATCCGATCTGCTATTTACTATATCACCCGTAAAACATATAATATCTGACTGCAACATATTTACTTGTTGTACCGCATATTCCATTTGATTTTTTGCAAAATGATCCCAACTGCCAATATGTAAATCGCTGAGTTGTGTAATAGTAATTCCATCAAATGCTTCAGGTAAATCATTAAAAAAAAGTGTTTCCTTATGTATTGTAAAATTGTATCGCCCTTTCACCATTCCATATATAAATCCTCCAAAAGGTAGAGCTGCAAAAACCAATACAGAACGAGATAAAAATTTGCGTCTTGAAATAAGCGATTTCTCACCTTCTTCCGGTTTTTCTTTTTTAATCCACCGTTTGTAAATGCTGATAGGAACACGAAAAATATCTTCGCCAAATAAAAATGCTGCCACCAAAATTTTTGTGAAAAGAAAGGCTACAAAAATTCCGAACATATACAGATTGATCCGAATAAATTCATTTTCTAAATTCCGGTTAAGAATCAGTCCGGAAAATGCAATTAATAAAATGATAATATTGAATATCCAATAAATGCGCAATGCCTTTCTACTTTTTTTCGGAAAAGCAGTTTTAATTCCGCTGCGTATAAACAAGTCGGGCAGAAAATAAAAAGCGAGCATGAACAACATGCGGAAAAGAATGGAAAGGATAGACATGATTTTAAAATTCGGCGGTAAAATTACACAAGCAAAAATGTTTTGATGCTTGCAATAACTAATAATAACATATCAAGTGCAGAAAATGATTTTGTATTTGCAAAACAAAAATTATTTTTAATGGTTACCATTAAAATCTAAATCATGAATTGGCCGGAAGTAAAAGAAGGAGATTATATTCCCTATCATAAAGCATATCTCGATAGATTGCCATCGCAATGTGATGTGCCTTTGGAATTTGAAAATAATACTACGCATACAATAGAATTTTTAAAATCAATTCCCAAAGAAAAACTTGATTACAGATATGCAGTAGGGAAATGGACTATTAAAGAAATTCTCGGACATATTATAGATACCGAACGCATTATGAGTTACAGAGCATTGTGCATTGCACGAGGTGAAACCCAGCAACTTCCGGGATTTGAAGAAGATGAATATGCAGCCGCATCCAATGCAAATGAAAGATCTATAGATAATCTTATAAATGAAATGGATTTGTTGCGAAAATCTACAATTGCAATGATGCGCAGTTTTACGCATGAAATGATAGATTCAAGAGGTAATGCAAATAAACATCCTGTAACCGTGAACGCAGTTTGCAGAGTAATGGCAGGACATGAACTGCATCATCTGGCAATTATAAAAGAGAGATATTTATAAAAATTTTATTCATCCTTGTACATTCCTAAAATCAATCGCTTCGAACAGGAACCAGAGATACTGGAGTTTATCCGGCATCATCCTTTTGCAACTGTTATAAATATGTTGGATGGTAAATTTTGGGCTACACATGTGCCTGTGGAATTAGAAAAAAATGCAACCGGAGAATATGTATTGCATACGCATATTGCAAAAGCAAATCCACAATGGAAATCTTTTAATGAGAATCCGGATGTGATGGTAATTTTTCAAGGGGCACATGCATATATTTCTGCTTCCTGGTATGATCATGAAAATGTTTCTACCTGGAATTATTTTGCAGTGCATGTGTATGGGAAAGTGCGGGTGATGGAAGGAGAGGAGGTAGTAACTTTATTGGATAGATTGGTGAATCGCCATGAAACGCAAGAAAAAAATCCGGTACATGTAAATGATCTTTCAGAAAAATTTATGGCATCGCATCTAAAAGGAATTGTTGCTTTTGAAATTTCAATAAGTGATTTGCATGCGATGAAAAAACTGAGTCAAAACCGGGATGAAAAAAATTATACTGTTGTAATTGATAAATTGCAGGAAAGAAAAGAGGTGAATAGTAAATCAATTGCGGATGCGATGTTGACGAATAAAAAATCATTATTTAAAAATAAAAAATAACACCAATGTCGAGATACAAAAAGCTGATGCAGAATAATGCAAATTGGAAAGCGGAGGAAATGAAAGCCAACCCAGACTATTTCAAGGAATTATCGAAACCACAGCATCCACCGTTTTTATATCTTGGTTGCAGCGACAGCCGATTGCCAATTGATTTATTTACTGGTGCCAAACCGGGAGAAATTTTTATCCATCGTAATATCGCTAATCAGGTATTTCTAAACGACATGAATTTTTTATCTGTCCTGGAATATGCAGTGGATGTATTGCATGTGGATCATATCATTATTTGTGGTCATTATAATTGTGGTGGTGTGGAAGCGGCCTATGTTGGAAAAGCCAGTGGACTTATAAAAAATTGGGTAATGTCTATCCGTGATCTTGCTTTGGAGAAGAAGGATGAATTGGAATTAATTCCTGATATAACAAAGCGTTTACACAGATTAAGCGAATTAAATACAGTTCGTCAACTACGGCAATTATGCAAAACTTCTATTATGACTCAAGCCTTTGCTTCAGATAAATATCCGAAAATTCACGGTTGGGTATTAGATATTTATGATGGATCAATTTTAGAATTACCATTGCCGATTGCTGAATGGAAAAAGTACGGACTGCTGCCTGCTGATTATGAAGAATGATCATTATCATGCACATCATCTTGTCTTCTTTTTTCATAATCATAGGCTTTAATGATTTGTTTTACTAAACGATGGCGCACGACATCATTTTCATTCAGAAAAACTGTACCTATTCCATCAATTTCTTTTAGAATTCTCAAACTGGTAAATAATCCGGAAGATTGATTTCTGGGTAAATCAATTTGAGTAAGATCACCGGTGATAATACATTTTGCGCTGGGGCCTAATCTGGTTAGAAACATTTTTAGTTGTGCATCAGTCGCATTTTGTGCTTCATCTAAAATTATAAATGCATGATCTAAGGTACGACCTCGCATAAATGCAAGAGGCGCAATTTCTATTATGCGGTTAGTCATAAATAAATTTAATTTTTCCACCGGAATCATATCATCCAAAGCATCATACAGCGGACGCAGATACGGATCAATTTTATCTTTTAAATCACCCGGTAAAAAACCCAGATTTTCTCCTGCTTCTACAGCCGGTCGTGTGAGAATAATACGCTTAACTGATTTTTCTTTTAATGCTTTCACAGCCAATGCTACGGCGGTATAAGTTTTTCCTGTACCTGCAGGACCAATTGCAAAAACTATATCATGATCTTGCGCAAGATGTACCATTACTTTTTGATTAGGTGTACGAGCTTTCACCATTAATCCGTTGGGGCCATGCACAATTACATCTTCTGGTAAATGTTGTGTATCCGTTAATTCATTGGGTTTAAGTCCAAATAATAAACTTTGCAGATTTGCATCTGAAATGCTGCCGTAATCTTCAAGATGCGTTACCACTTGTTCAATTTTTACACGAAAGTCTTCTATTTCTTTTTCATTGCCACGCACTTTTAATTCGCTGCCTCTTGCAGCAATATTTAAATATGGAAATGTTTTTTTTATTATACCCAATCGTGAATTATGAATGCCATAAAATTCTACGGGTTTAATTGCGCCTAAAGGAATGTTTACTTCTATCAAATGGTTTATTTTTGTATGTCCAAATTTAATACATTTATAATTCGCTACTTAATCCAAAATAATTTGAATGGCAATAGTTACCCTTACTTCTGATCTCGGAAACAAGGATCCTTATGTTGCTATTCTGAAAGCCGGAATATTACATACAGATTCAAATGTTACTATTGTAGATATTTCTAATGAAGTATTACCATTTGATATTTCACAAGGAGCCTATTTTCTAAAATCATCATATCATTATTTTCCCAAGGGTACTATTCACTTAGCTGCGGTTGATGCGGGTAATTCATTTGGAAATTGTATTGCATTGCGATATAATGACCATTTTTTTATTGGTCCTGATAATGGAATATTATCTCTGGTAACTGAAGCTAGATCGGATGAAATAGTTTTATTACCTAAGTCTGTCGTACAAAGCACATTTGCTGCAAGAGATATTTTTGTAAAAGCTTGTGTTCAATTACTCAAAGGAAAGCGATTATCAGATATCGGATCGCCACTACAACAAATGAATACAAAAATTCCGCTTACACCTCCGGCAAATAGCAATTTTATTATTGCAGGCGTTATTCATATTGATAGATTCGGAAATATTATTTTAAATGTTACACGTTCACAATTTGACAGCATAGTGCAGGGCAGAGAAGTGAGCATTAGTTATACAAGAAAAGATGTGTTTGAAAATATTTCAAATAACTATAGTGATGTGAAGTTGGGTGAACGATTAATTTTATTTAATTCAGCAGGTCATTTGGAAATTGCAGTGAATAAAGGCAATGCGCAATTGCTGTTAGGTATTCAGATGGATGCGAGAATTCAAATTGAAATTAAATGATTACACGTATTGTAAAAATGTCGTTTGATACGGATAAGATTGAAACCTTTATTGAAATCTTCGCAAATGCAAAATCTAAAATTGCTGCATTCCCGGGATGTTCAGGTGTAACTTTGTACAGAGATATTTTGCATAGTCATTTATTTTTTACTTATAGTGAATGGGAGAGTGCAGATGCGTTGGAAGAATACCGACAATCTTTATTATTTAAAGAGACATGGGCAAAAACAAAAATTTTATTTAATGAAAAACCACAAGCATGGAGTATTCAAAAAGTGATGCAGGGATGAATACCATTACTCCAATTCAATATCCTATTAAGATTTCTACTTTAATTGAAGGAGGATTTTTAAATGAATTGATTTCAGTTGGAAATTATTCACAACTATTTGTGTTGGTAGATTCGATTACTGAAATTGAATGTTATCCAAAAATAAAAAACATAATTCCTGCACATACACTCATCAGTATTGCCACCGGCGAGCAGCATAAACATATTGATACCTGCAAAGAAATTTGGGATGTATTAGCAATAAATAATGCAGACAGAAATGCAGTATTAATTAATTTGGGTGGCGGTGTAATCGGTGATATGGGAGGCTTTGCTGCAAGCACTTTTAAAAGAGGAATTGCTTTTATTCAAATGCCTACAACATTGTTAAGTCAGGTGGATGCATCTGTCGGTGGAAAGTTGGGTGTGGATTATAATAGTGTGAAAAATATTATTGGGGTTTTTAATAATCCGGTTGCTGTTCTTATTGCAACAGATTTTTTAAATACACTTCCTGAACGACAATTAACAAATGGATTTGCAGAAGTAATTAAACACGGATTAATTGCGGATAAAGAGTATTGGGAAAAAATAAGTCAAGAAAATCCAACAGAAATTAAGGATTGGGTGGCGATTATTCAGACATCTGTAAATATTAAAAAGCATGTGGTGGAAACGGATTATAAAGAAACCGGTTTGCGCAAAACACTCAACTTCGGTCACACCATTGGTCATGCAGTAGAAACATGGTCAATGCAACAGGATGCGGATCCATTATTTCATGGTGAAGCAATTGCCATCGGTATGATTTGTGAAGCATTTCTTAGTCATCTATATCTGGAATTACAATCAAAAGAATTAGCTGCAATTACAAATTCAATTTTGCAATATTTTCCTGGTTATAATGTAAAAGATTTAGATACTGCAACTTTAATTTCTTTTATGATGCAGGATAAAAAAAATTGCGGAGATAGTATTCGTTTCAGTTTATTAAATCACATTGGCGATTGCAATTATGATATTGCAGTGAAGCAAAATGATATTTTAGAAGCATTACAATTTTATTCAAGTCAGTCATGAAAGTAGGATTAACATATACAGCAGATGCCTTAAATGCATCGGTGGAATTAGAAGGTTCGAAGAGTATCAGCAACAGACTATTAATTATGCGTGCGCTGAGTAAATCGGATTTTGAAATAAAACATCTTTCACCTTCAGATGATACACAAACATTATTAGCTCTGTTGAAATCTGATAATATCATTTGTGATGTAGGTGCAGCCGGAACAACTATGCGATTTCTCACAGCTTTTTTTGCATTGCAACCAGGTTTAAGAATTCTTACCGGATCGGAGAGGATGAAAAAAAGACCTATTCATATTTTGGTGGATGCGCTTCGTGAATTGGGTGCTGAAATTGAATATAAAGAGAAGGAAGGATTTCCTCCATTGAAAATTGAGGGCAAACATTTATCGGCAAATGAAGTGCATATTAAAGCTGATGTAAGTTCACAATATATTTCTGCTCTCATGATGATTGCTCCTGTTTTGGAAAATGGATTGACTTTGCATTTGGAAGGAAAACTTTCTTCTTTCCCTTATATCAGTATGACTTTAAGACTGATGCAATCCATGGGAATTGAATGTAGTATTTCGGAAAATATAATTAGTATAGCACATGGAAATTACAATGCAAAAAATGTACATGTGGAAGGCGATTGGAGTGCGGCATCTTATTATTTTTCTATAGTGGCACTTTCTGAAAATTCCAGATTGCGTATATTGGGAATTGATGAAAATAGTTTGCAGGGTGATGCTGTGTTACCACAAATTTATAAGCAGTTAGGAGTTACCACAAATTTTAATTCAGGTGTTTGTGAGTTGCAGCAAACAGGAAATATAACTTCTTATTTCGATTATGATTTTTCCAATTGTCCTGACCTTGCACAAACGGTTGTTGTTACTTGTGCGGCATTGGGTATTCCTGGAAAATTTTCAGGATTGGAAAGTTTGAAAATAAAAGAAACAGATCGCACTAATGCACTTGCAACAGAATTAAAAAAGTTTGATGTAAATTTTTCTGCTGAAGGCAATAGCTGGATTTTAGATGGAAAAATTTCAATTAAAAAGAATGTAGAAATTGAAACTTATGAAGATCATCGGATGGCAATGTGTTTTGCGCCGCTTGCATTATTGCAACCAATAATTATTTGTGATAAAGATGTAGTAAAAAAATCTTATCCGTCTTTCTGGGATGATTTAGTTTCACTGGACTTCACAGTTTCTTCTATTGGTTGAAATAAATCTGCTTTTGATGCAGGTCGTTTTTCCGGCGACCAATTAAAATTATCTAATCGCTGTTCATTCACGTTTACTTGTTGCATCGGTGTAAAATTAGATTCAGGTAAATTCTTAAATGTAATTCTTGTAAAAGCATTTTTT is a genomic window of Bacteroidota bacterium containing:
- a CDS encoding SAM-dependent chlorinase/fluorinase encodes the protein MAIVTLTSDLGNKDPYVAILKAGILHTDSNVTIVDISNEVLPFDISQGAYFLKSSYHYFPKGTIHLAAVDAGNSFGNCIALRYNDHFFIGPDNGILSLVTEARSDEIVLLPKSVVQSTFAARDIFVKACVQLLKGKRLSDIGSPLQQMNTKIPLTPPANSNFIIAGVIHIDRFGNIILNVTRSQFDSIVQGREVSISYTRKDVFENISNNYSDVKLGERLILFNSAGHLEIAVNKGNAQLLLGIQMDARIQIEIK
- a CDS encoding 3-phosphoshikimate 1-carboxyvinyltransferase produces the protein MKVGLTYTADALNASVELEGSKSISNRLLIMRALSKSDFEIKHLSPSDDTQTLLALLKSDNIICDVGAAGTTMRFLTAFFALQPGLRILTGSERMKKRPIHILVDALRELGAEIEYKEKEGFPPLKIEGKHLSANEVHIKADVSSQYISALMMIAPVLENGLTLHLEGKLSSFPYISMTLRLMQSMGIECSISENIISIAHGNYNAKNVHVEGDWSAASYYFSIVALSENSRLRILGIDENSLQGDAVLPQIYKQLGVTTNFNSGVCELQQTGNITSYFDYDFSNCPDLAQTVVVTCAALGIPGKFSGLESLKIKETDRTNALATELKKFDVNFSAEGNSWILDGKISIKKNVEIETYEDHRMAMCFAPLALLQPIIICDKDVVKKSYPSFWDDLVSLDFTVSSIG
- a CDS encoding carbonic anhydrase, with product MSRYKKLMQNNANWKAEEMKANPDYFKELSKPQHPPFLYLGCSDSRLPIDLFTGAKPGEIFIHRNIANQVFLNDMNFLSVLEYAVDVLHVDHIIICGHYNCGGVEAAYVGKASGLIKNWVMSIRDLALEKKDELELIPDITKRLHRLSELNTVRQLRQLCKTSIMTQAFASDKYPKIHGWVLDIYDGSILELPLPIAEWKKYGLLPADYEE
- a CDS encoding FMN-binding negative transcriptional regulator; its protein translation is MYIPKINRFEQEPEILEFIRHHPFATVINMLDGKFWATHVPVELEKNATGEYVLHTHIAKANPQWKSFNENPDVMVIFQGAHAYISASWYDHENVSTWNYFAVHVYGKVRVMEGEEVVTLLDRLVNRHETQEKNPVHVNDLSEKFMASHLKGIVAFEISISDLHAMKKLSQNRDEKNYTVVIDKLQERKEVNSKSIADAMLTNKKSLFKNKK
- a CDS encoding antibiotic biosynthesis monooxygenase; translation: MITRIVKMSFDTDKIETFIEIFANAKSKIAAFPGCSGVTLYRDILHSHLFFTYSEWESADALEEYRQSLLFKETWAKTKILFNEKPQAWSIQKVMQG
- the aroB gene encoding 3-dehydroquinate synthase, with product MNTITPIQYPIKISTLIEGGFLNELISVGNYSQLFVLVDSITEIECYPKIKNIIPAHTLISIATGEQHKHIDTCKEIWDVLAINNADRNAVLINLGGGVIGDMGGFAASTFKRGIAFIQMPTTLLSQVDASVGGKLGVDYNSVKNIIGVFNNPVAVLIATDFLNTLPERQLTNGFAEVIKHGLIADKEYWEKISQENPTEIKDWVAIIQTSVNIKKHVVETDYKETGLRKTLNFGHTIGHAVETWSMQQDADPLFHGEAIAIGMICEAFLSHLYLELQSKELAAITNSILQYFPGYNVKDLDTATLISFMMQDKKNCGDSIRFSLLNHIGDCNYDIAVKQNDILEALQFYSSQS
- a CDS encoding PhoH family protein — translated: MIEVNIPLGAIKPVEFYGIHNSRLGIIKKTFPYLNIAARGSELKVRGNEKEIEDFRVKIEQVVTHLEDYGSISDANLQSLLFGLKPNELTDTQHLPEDVIVHGPNGLMVKARTPNQKVMVHLAQDHDIVFAIGPAGTGKTYTAVALAVKALKEKSVKRIILTRPAVEAGENLGFLPGDLKDKIDPYLRPLYDALDDMIPVEKLNLFMTNRIIEIAPLAFMRGRTLDHAFIILDEAQNATDAQLKMFLTRLGPSAKCIITGDLTQIDLPRNQSSGLFTSLRILKEIDGIGTVFLNENDVVRHRLVKQIIKAYDYEKRRQDDVHDNDHSS
- a CDS encoding metallophosphoesterase codes for the protein MSILSILFRMLFMLAFYFLPDLFIRSGIKTAFPKKSRKALRIYWIFNIIILLIAFSGLILNRNLENEFIRINLYMFGIFVAFLFTKILVAAFLFGEDIFRVPISIYKRWIKKEKPEEGEKSLISRRKFLSRSVLVFAALPFGGFIYGMVKGRYNFTIHKETLFFNDLPEAFDGITITQLSDLHIGSWDHFAKNQMEYAVQQVNMLQSDIICFTGDIVNSRSDEMNGWFDVFKKMEAPLAKISILGNHDYGDYVNWETEEDKKQNLDEVKNIHPQIGFELLLNEKKTIERNGQFLHFAGIENWGSGDFPKLGDLNKAAEGLTDKDFIILLSHDPTFWETHAIPHSSKPNITLSGHTHGFQMGIEIPGFRFSPAQFIYKQWAGLYQKGTQYIYVNRGLGTVGYPGRLGIWPEITQLTLRRKI
- a CDS encoding DinB family protein; protein product: MNWPEVKEGDYIPYHKAYLDRLPSQCDVPLEFENNTTHTIEFLKSIPKEKLDYRYAVGKWTIKEILGHIIDTERIMSYRALCIARGETQQLPGFEEDEYAAASNANERSIDNLINEMDLLRKSTIAMMRSFTHEMIDSRGNANKHPVTVNAVCRVMAGHELHHLAIIKERYL